The following DNA comes from Peribacillus sp. FSL E2-0218.
ATGGCAGAATACCGGAAATCCTTTCTCGATTGATAGATGAAGGCTACAAAGGTTTCTTGACCCTTGAGCCGCATCTTGCTCGGTTTGATTCATTAAAGGATCTGGAGCTGGAAGACGCTATGTGGTTTATCGAGAATAAAGGGCTTGATGGAAAAAGCGGCTATAAGCTTCAATACGAGGCACTCTTAAAGATTCTAGAGAAAATTGATAATGAGGAGAGATTGGCATGGAAAAAGTGAGATTGGGGATAGTTGGGCTAGGTGCGCAAGGCGGGCTATATGCAGGATTTCTGGCTGATGGAAAAGTGGAAAACATGGTGATCGGGGCGATTTGTGATATTGACCCTGCTAAGAAGGAATTGGCTGCAGAAAAATATCCAGACGTCCCTTTTTATGAGAATTACAGGGATATGCTCGATAGCGGAGATGTGGATGCGGTCGTTACTTGTGTGCCACATTATCTGCATCCGGAAATAGGTGTGGAAGCATTGAAGAGGGAGATTCATGCTTTGGTCGAAAAGCCCGCTGGCGTATATACAAAGCAGGTAAGGGAACTCAATGATTATGCAGCCCAAAAACCGCATTTAACATTCGGTATCGTGTTCAATCAACGGATGAATCCACTGTATCAAAAGGTGAAGGAAATCATCGATAATGGGGAGATTGGCCAAATACGCCGAACAAATTGGATGATCACGACCTGGTGGAGGCCACAGGGATACTACGATTCAAGTGCATGGAGGGCAACGTGGGGTGAAGAGGGCGGCGGGGTTCTCGTGAATCAGGCACCACATCAGCTTGACTTGCTTCAATGGATATGCGGAATGCCCAAAAAGGTATACTCCAATGTGAAATATGGATATCAGCGGAATATTGCAGTCGAGGATGAAGTCACGGCTCTTCTTGATTACGGGAATGGGGCCACGGGTGTGTTCATTACCTGCACCCATGATGTGATTGGCACAGATCGGTTTGAAATAGTAGGAGATAAAGGAAAAATCGTTGTCGATGACAGCAAGAAACTGACGATCAAAAGACTTTCGAAGCCAGAATCGGAATTGAGTGACAGCATGAGCATGCAGGATGTCATGAAAATATTCATGGGCGGCAATCAATCTGATATTTACAGTGAGGAAGTGCTG
Coding sequences within:
- a CDS encoding Gfo/Idh/MocA family oxidoreductase; its protein translation is MEKVRLGIVGLGAQGGLYAGFLADGKVENMVIGAICDIDPAKKELAAEKYPDVPFYENYRDMLDSGDVDAVVTCVPHYLHPEIGVEALKREIHALVEKPAGVYTKQVRELNDYAAQKPHLTFGIVFNQRMNPLYQKVKEIIDNGEIGQIRRTNWMITTWWRPQGYYDSSAWRATWGEEGGGVLVNQAPHQLDLLQWICGMPKKVYSNVKYGYQRNIAVEDEVTALLDYGNGATGVFITCTHDVIGTDRFEIVGDKGKIVVDDSKKLTIKRLSKPESELSDSMSMQDVMKIFMGGNQSDIYSEEVLEFESVWGAQHIAVLENFAAAILEGSPILAPGSDGIHGVTLANAIHLSSWLDKEIEIPFDEELFLLQLKKRIEEEKNAPVTS